A genome region from Commensalibacter nepenthis includes the following:
- a CDS encoding type VI secretion system Vgr family protein, translating to MFDVVDDATKALLTGKGLGVSGSGHNRYHLTITGCNANIDVQDFHGVEKLSEPFSYQIRFTSFDPNITPQDVLNCSAEFFFQSPSDLEPQRRVYGVITGFAKISSSKDQTSYGVTLEPRLALLRKTQYTSIFQNQSIPQIVEKILRTRHGFEGQDFHMDLNHTYPAHEQDMQYKETDYDFIARKLAWDGIWYRFDMDTRLDLDVIVFSDDQSKYVFGNSLPIRNPAGSGMSDNAILSVWGIKVHHNVVQAGAKVKDYNYRSANATQNSETDSWQPDNTTYGVPYHYGDRYLERGTDIDPEIETGSFHARLHNERYKNDKIRIYGTTNDPSLYPGKVLDIEGGSTDPALKDGFLIVSTTSKGSRNGKYEMRFEAMPYSDQIGFRPKLLERPHIAGTIPARVSSTEKFDTYSHIDEMGRYKVQFDFDLDTWDKGKESLWVRLAKPYSGGTYGFHWPLLDGTEVAIAFEDGDPDRPYIAYALHDSSNGDHVTIQNYKRNVLRTPSNNKLRMDDERGKEHIKLSTEYGGKTQLNMGHLVDSSRQQRGEGFELRTDKWGAIRANNGIFISADGRQKASSTSLDMIEATGQLSAALNQAKQLREAADASKATGLDTANLMALIEGAVTALQKASVLISAPAGIAQTTPSSIQHNAGRNVITTAGKDVSLNAKNNVTMAASQEISLFAHNKDLRAVAGYGKVELQAQDNQMNLDAKMDITLTSHDGKIQTFSPTEINLVCGEKCFIKLTPDQVIMNAPDHIIHKTAVVIKQNPGSMPIDPPPMPQPKKANGFRFSA from the coding sequence ATGTTTGACGTTGTGGACGATGCAACGAAGGCTCTTCTCACTGGCAAGGGTCTAGGCGTTTCTGGTTCTGGTCATAATCGCTATCACCTCACTATCACAGGCTGTAATGCTAATATCGATGTGCAGGATTTTCACGGGGTTGAGAAGCTTAGTGAGCCTTTTTCGTATCAGATCCGTTTTACCTCTTTTGATCCCAATATCACCCCTCAAGACGTGTTAAACTGTTCTGCCGAGTTCTTTTTTCAATCCCCTTCTGATTTAGAGCCACAACGGCGTGTTTATGGGGTGATTACAGGCTTTGCCAAGATTAGTAGTTCTAAAGATCAAACTTCCTATGGGGTAACGCTAGAACCTCGGTTAGCTTTACTTCGTAAAACCCAATATACTTCCATCTTTCAAAACCAATCCATCCCTCAAATCGTTGAAAAGATCTTACGAACCCGTCATGGCTTTGAAGGTCAAGATTTCCATATGGATTTAAACCATACTTATCCTGCCCATGAGCAGGATATGCAGTATAAAGAGACGGATTATGACTTTATCGCAAGAAAGCTTGCGTGGGATGGGATTTGGTATCGTTTTGACATGGATACACGCCTTGATCTTGATGTAATCGTATTCTCTGACGATCAAAGCAAATATGTCTTTGGCAATAGCCTTCCTATTCGTAATCCTGCGGGTTCTGGCATGAGTGATAATGCTATTCTCTCTGTCTGGGGGATTAAAGTGCATCATAACGTGGTGCAGGCAGGGGCGAAGGTTAAGGATTATAACTATCGCAGCGCTAATGCTACTCAGAACAGCGAGACCGATAGTTGGCAGCCCGATAATACGACTTACGGGGTTCCTTATCATTATGGGGATCGGTATTTAGAACGCGGCACTGACATAGACCCCGAAATTGAAACGGGGTCTTTTCATGCAAGGCTGCATAATGAACGTTATAAGAATGATAAAATCCGTATTTATGGCACGACCAATGATCCATCACTTTATCCTGGGAAGGTTTTAGATATTGAGGGAGGGTCAACAGACCCTGCCTTAAAAGATGGGTTCCTGATCGTCTCTACGACCAGTAAAGGCTCAAGGAATGGCAAATATGAGATGCGCTTTGAAGCCATGCCCTATTCTGATCAGATTGGGTTTAGACCCAAACTGCTTGAACGTCCGCATATTGCAGGCACGATCCCTGCCAGAGTAAGCAGCACAGAGAAATTTGATACCTATAGTCATATCGATGAGATGGGGCGGTATAAGGTTCAATTTGATTTTGATTTAGACACTTGGGACAAAGGCAAAGAAAGCCTGTGGGTGCGTCTGGCTAAGCCTTATAGTGGGGGCACCTATGGGTTTCACTGGCCGCTATTGGACGGGACAGAAGTCGCCATTGCCTTTGAAGATGGAGACCCAGACAGACCTTATATTGCTTATGCCTTGCATGACTCATCGAATGGCGATCATGTTACGATCCAGAACTATAAACGCAATGTTCTAAGAACCCCATCCAATAACAAGTTACGAATGGATGATGAACGGGGTAAGGAACATATCAAGCTCTCCACAGAATATGGGGGCAAGACCCAACTCAATATGGGACATCTTGTCGATAGTTCCAGACAACAACGCGGGGAAGGCTTTGAACTGCGAACCGACAAATGGGGCGCTATTAGAGCGAATAATGGGATCTTTATCAGTGCGGATGGCAGGCAAAAGGCAAGCTCAACCTCACTGGATATGATTGAGGCCACAGGACAGCTTAGTGCAGCGTTAAACCAAGCTAAGCAACTCAGAGAAGCAGCAGATGCGTCAAAGGCAACTGGGTTGGATACGGCGAACCTTATGGCGTTAATTGAGGGCGCGGTTACAGCATTACAGAAAGCCAGCGTCCTCATCTCAGCCCCCGCAGGCATTGCTCAGACCACGCCATCCTCTATTCAACATAATGCAGGACGCAACGTCATCACCACAGCAGGCAAAGATGTCAGCCTCAACGCCAAAAACAATGTCACAATGGCAGCCAGTCAGGAAATATCCCTCTTTGCCCATAATAAAGACCTTAGAGCGGTTGCTGGGTATGGAAAGGTTGAGTTACAGGCGCAAGATAATCAGATGAATTTAGATGCTAAAATGGATATTACGCTGACCTCACATGATGGCAAGATACA